The Linepithema humile isolate Giens D197 chromosome 7, Lhum_UNIL_v1.0, whole genome shotgun sequence genome has a window encoding:
- the LOC137001218 gene encoding uncharacterized protein: MSRYILFFCNCHKYYGTNMKHKRMNVKCAVNRNCKKTCIIRTIAQNKNKDDLFIIAKNLNTNNPRIVLEKIKLIIHDNNINTETSQDVCTINMNTNKHINTNSLNNATDFDNNTEIFLNNEYDHNAINNVNNTHIDSDNAMILSKDNKNSRVKTINLNVTVSRDNDNNYKTVDSDINTNNYMNNNNPNKNISFSCDNDEDHSIADKAINANNSTNDTDFDKNVMFSYGNKYGHDAINVEDYANNPKKHADSENAIVFSNKCDNKHSRVKAVNLNVTFTCDKSYNTVDDDINVNNSMDDNNPNNKISLSCNNDKGHNIVDSAINANNFTNNTDFDNNVIFSYSNSNGCKTVNDDINTNNSTTDNDLHNNISFSLDNDKNHTIVDSTINANNSMNNVGFDNNVMFSHDNDNGCNTIDININNFMNCNNSDNNMTFSDNDNANNSETGVVLNNVMIFPYDDDNNSSILNDLTTAKTSTIYNNSDNNIIFSCDDDNIINNTQIACANITNTSEYLPSASEITVENETTEHESIHNNNSTTNDKNSSESLIDISFINTFGCKEDNLYIPFSQPKGLQKKNFCYYCKKFQSKIARHLENVHKLEPEVKKFLLLPKGNLERKKIIETIRRKGNFIFNTDPAINTGELIVCRRPAKNSCKTVRDFTSCAKCKGWFTKNNIRHHFKQCVGVSKGRSVQILGRAVMGRIHECASETVRKVLFPVLREDDVTRCIRYDKLLITFANKLCIKYNLQHQQDMIRARLRLLGRFLIAVKEYNPDVIEFSDIYNPSIYDDCLKAVNKVAHFDSINKKYGAPSVASNIGTNLKQIGNLLITKCIKTNDIKKQNSTENFLKLVQEDYGISINKTVEENITQYKRQKKITLPSMEDIKKLHSYLKNERKLLYTKLQKKFMYKTWLELAKVTLTSTQVFNRRRAGEIVNVLLVADKYVRFLIRGKLGRTVPVILDMELVQCIELILKHRQDANVSEKNPYVFGIPNSSKRYFKYLRACILMRYFSKKCSAQIPHTLRGTELRKHIATTCITLNLSENEVDDLANFMGHHEKIHKRHYRQSIPAVEIIRMTKFLQAALGENCNKNLIIVIQRIHLVQQKEDVG, translated from the exons cgctaaaaatttaaatacaaataatccACGCATTGTTctggagaaaataaaattaattattcatgatAACAATA TAAATACAGAAACATCACAAGATGTTTGCACTATTAATATGAATACTAATAAGCATATTAATACCAATAGTTTGAACAATGCCACTGATTTTGACaataatacagaaatttttcttaataacgAATATGAccataatgcaataaataatgtcaataATACACATATTGATTCTGATAATGCCATGATACTTTCCAAAGATAATAAGAATAGTAGAGTAAAGACTATAAATCTTAATGTAACAGTTTCCCgtgataacgataataattataaaacagtaGATAGTGATATTAATAccaataattatatgaataataataatcctaATAAGAATATATCATTCTCCTGTGATAATGACGAAGATCATAGCATAGCAGATAAAGCTATTAATGCCAACAATTCTACGAATGATActgattttgataaaaatgtgatgTTTTCTTATGGTAATAAATATGGTCACGATGCAATAAATGTTGAAGATTACGCCAATAATCCTAAGAAACATGCTGATTCTGAGAATGCCATagtattttccaataaatgtGATAATAAGCATAGTAGAGTAAAGGCTGTAAATCTTAACGTTACATTTACCTGCGATAAAAGTTACAATACAGTAGATGATGACATTAATGTCAATAATTCTATGGATGATAATAAtcctaataataaaatatcactttcCTGCAATAATGACAAAGGTCATAACATAGTAGATAGTGCTATTAATGCCAACAATTTTACGAATAATACTGATTTCGATAAtaacgtaatattttcttatagtaATAGCAATGGCTGTAAAACGGTAAATGATGATATCAATACCAATAATTCTACGACTGATAATGAtcttcataataatatatcattttccttggataatgataaaaatcataCTATAGTAGATAGTACTATTAATGCCAACAATTCTATGAATAATGTTGgttttgataataatgtgATGTTTTCTCATGATAATGACAATGGCTGTAACACtatagatattaatatcaataattttatgaattgtaATAATTCTGATAATAATATGACATTTTCTGATAATGACAATGCCAATAATTCTGAAACTGGTGTTGTTCTCAATAATGTCATGATATTTCCCTATGATGATGACAATAATTCTAGTATATTGAATGATCTCACTACTGCCAAAACTTCTACGATTTACAATAAtagtgataataatataatattttcttgtgatgatgataacattattaacaACACACAAATTGCTTGtgcaaatataacaaatacttCTGAATATCTACCTTCAGCATCGGAAATTACAGTTGAAAACGAAACTACAGAACATGAAAGCattcacaataataattctacaactaatgataaaaattcttcagAATCACTGATagacatttcttttataaatacatttggTTGTAAAGAagacaatttatatattccatTCTCCCAGCCTAAGGGActtcaaaaaaagaatttttgttactattgtaaaaagtttcaaagtaaaattgcACGCCATTTAGAAAACGTGCATAAATTGGAACctgaagtaaaaaaatttctgttattgCCAAAAG gtAATttagagaggaaaaaaattatcgaaactattagaagaaaaggaaatttcatatttaatacagATCCTGCCATAAATACAGGAGAGTTAATTGTTTGCCGAAGACCTGCCAAAAATAGTTGTAAAACAGTACGAGATTTTACGAGCTGTGCAAAATGTAAAGGATGGttcactaaaaataatatcaggcATCATTTTAAGCAATGTGTAGGTGTATCCAAAGGCAGAAGTGTACAAATTTTAGGACGTGCTGTGATGGGAAGAATACATGAATGTGCAAGTGAGACAgtaagaaaagttttattcccAGTTTTGAGGGAAGATGATGTTACACGATGTATTAGatacgataaattattaataacatttgcaAACAAATTATGTATCAAGTACAATCTTCAGCATCAACAAGATATGATACGTGCTAGACTTCGACTATTAGGACGGTTTCTTATCGcagtaaaagaatataatcctgatgtaatagaattttctgATATATATAATCCTTCTATATATGATGATTGTCTTAAAGCAGTAAATAAAGTAGCACATTTTGatagcattaataaaaaatatggtgCACCATCAGTTGCATCAAATATTGGgacaaatttaaaacaaattggcaatttgttaataacaaagtgcataaaaacaaatgatataaagaagcaaaatagtacagaaaattttttaaaattagtacAAGAAGATTATGGGAtttctataaacaaaacagtggaagaaaatataacacaatataaaagacagaaaaaaattacgctTCCATCTAtggaagatataaaaaagctACACTCATATCtaaaaaacgaaagaaaattattatacacaaaACTTCAGAAgaaatttatgtacaaaacATGGCTGGAACTTGCAAAAGTTACACTTACGTCTACACAAGTTTTTAACAGGAGAAGAGCAGGAGAAATTGTGAACGTGTTACTA GTTGCTGATAAATACGTAAGATTCTTAATTCGTGGAAAATTAGGACGCACAGTGCCTGTGATTTTAGACATGGAATTAGTTCAAtgtattgaattaattttgaagcaCCGACAGGATGcaaatgtttctgaaaaaaatccaTATGTATTCGGCATACCTAATAGCAGTAAGCgctatttcaaatatttaaggGCATGTATCCTTAtgcgatatttttctaaaaaatgtagTGCACAAATACCACATACATTAAGAGGCACTGAATTACGCAAACATATTGCTACAACGTGTATTACGTTGAATTTATCTGAAAATGAAGTGGACGATTTGGCGAATTTTATGGGACATCacgaaaaaattcataaacgCCACTACCGGCAATCAATACCAGCAGTAGAGATCATTCGTATGACAAAGTTTCTTCAAGCAGCATTAGGTGAAAATTGCAACAAGAATCTAATAATAGTGATTCag cgTATCCATTTGGTCCAACAAAAAGAAGACGTTGGATAG